A portion of the Drosophila innubila isolate TH190305 chromosome 3L unlocalized genomic scaffold, UK_Dinn_1.0 0_D_3L, whole genome shotgun sequence genome contains these proteins:
- the LOC117786971 gene encoding putative aldehyde dehydrogenase family 7 member A1 homolog produces MIAHLRHLTRRGVFPGQLQQLRSVSYLIDQPEYSFLKDLGLERDNPGVYSGQWQGRGQSITSYDPGTGQAIATVRQGNVQELHNAVGLTVEAYKHWRQVPAPVRGEIVRQIGDELRKYKEPLGKLVSLEVGKIYSEGQGEVQEFIDICDYAVGLSRIYAGQLINSERAQHTILEAWRPLGLVGVISAYNFPNAVFGWNAAIALTTGNTVLWKGAPSTPLVSVATTKIVADVLQRNNLPPVVSLCQGGTDVGAALVADKRVNLVSFTGSCQTGRDVGVEVQRRFGKVILELGGNNALIIDETANVKMALDAALFGCIGTTGQRCTTTRRIIVHEKLHDNFVEALTAKYAQLLPRIGHQLEAETLVGPVHTQQNVDNYKATIDEAKLLGGTVAFGGRVVQRPGHYVEPTIITGLSHDASVVHRETFAPIVYVLKTRSVDEAIAWNNEVEQGLSSAIFTENMTQAFKWIGAQGSDCGIVNINTTTNGAEIGGAFGGEKATGGGRESGSDAWKQYCKRATITLNHSGELACAQGVVFNVE; encoded by the coding sequence ATGATCGCACATCTAAGGCACTTGACGAGGCGTGGCGTGTTCCCAGGCcaattgcagcagctgcgCAGTGTGTCCTATCTGATTGATCAGCCCGAGTACAGCTTCCTCAAGGATCTGGGTCTGGAGCGTGACAATCCCGGCGTCTATTCGGGTCAGTGGCAGGGTCGTGGTCAAAGCATCACTAGCTATGATCCTGGCACCGGTCAAGCCATTGCCACAGTGCGTCAGGGCAATGTGCAAGAGCTGCATAACGCCGTTGGTCTGACCGTGGAGGCGTACAAGCATTGGCGACAGGTTCCCGCTCCCGTGCGTGGCGAGATTGTGCGTCAGATTGGCGATGAGCTGCGCAAGTACAAGGAGCCACTGGGCAAGCTGGTCTCCCTGGAGGTGGGCAAGATCTACAGCGAGGGTCAGGGCGAGGTGCAAGAGTTCATTGACATTTGTGACTATGCCGTCGGCTTGTCCCGCATCTATGCTGGCCAACTCATCAATTCGGAGCGTGCTCAGCACACCATTCTCGAGGCCTGGCGTCCACTTGGCCTGGTTGGCGTCATATCCGCCTACAACTTTCCCAACGCGGTGTTCGGCTGGAATGCAGCCATCGCACTGACAACCGGCAACACTGTGCTCTGGAAGGGAGCGCCCAGCACACCACTTGTCTCCGTGGCCACCACCAAGATTGTGGCCGATGTGCTGCAACGCAACAACTTGCCACCTGTGGTCAGTCTCTGCCAGGGCGGCACAGATGTCGGAGCTGCTCTCGTTGCCGACAAACGTGTCAATCTGGTGAGCTTCACGGGCAGCTGTCAAACCGGCCGCGATGTGGGCGTGGAGGTGCAGCGTCGCTTTGGCAAGGTCATCCTGGAGCTGGGCGGCAATAATGCGCTGATCATTGATGAAACGGCCAATGTGAAAATGGCCTTGGATGCGGCACTCTTTGGCTGCATTGGCACCACCGGACAGCGTTGCACCACCACCAGACGCATCATTGTGCACGAGAAACTGCACGACAACTTCGTGGAGGCCCTGACCGCCAAGTATGCGCAGCTATTGCCCCGAATTGGCCACCAACTGGAGGCGGAAACACTTGTCGGACCTGTGCACACACAACAGAATGTGGACAACTATAAGGCGACCATTGATGAGGCCAAGCTGCTGGGTGGCACTGTCGCCTTCGGTGGACGTGTGGTGCAGCGTCCCGGACACTATGTGGAGCCCACCATCATCACTGGACTGTCCCACGACGCGAGTGTCGTCCATCGCGAAACCTTTGCTCCTATCGTGTATGTGCTGAAAACACGCAGTGTGGACGAGGCCATCGCCTGGAACAATGAGGTGGAGCAGGGACTGTCGTCAGCCATCTTCACCGAGAACATGACTCAAGCCTTCAAGTGGATCGGTGCCCAGGGCTCTGACTGTGGCATTGTCAACATTAACACCACCACAAACGGTGCTGAAATCGGAGGCGCCTTTGGTGGCGAGAAGGCAACTGGAGGTGGTCGGGAATCGGGCTCGGATGCCTGGAAGCAATACTGCAAACGTGCCACCATCACATTGAATCACTCAGGCGAACTTGCCTGCGCCCAGGGCGTCGTCTTCAATGTGGAGTAA